In a single window of the Pseudoxanthomonas sp. F37 genome:
- a CDS encoding tellurite resistance TerB family protein, translated as MKIQGFLDHLLKSSSGNGSVLNADFGKGAITGGALGLLLGKNKTSRKLATYGGLAAIGVMAYRAYNDYKQQQGGFAAGAGPQTVDRLPPPQAELHSQAILKALVAAAKADGHIDARERDVIEGEFSRIGTDGELQQWLHAELEKPLDPAEVARAGSTPEIASEMYLASLMVADQQNFMERAYLDELAKQLRLEPSLKAQLERQLAQPQPPALP; from the coding sequence ATGAAGATCCAGGGTTTCCTCGACCACCTGCTCAAATCCTCCAGCGGCAACGGCAGCGTGCTCAATGCCGACTTCGGCAAGGGCGCCATCACCGGCGGCGCGCTGGGCCTGCTGCTGGGCAAGAACAAGACCTCGCGCAAGCTGGCCACCTACGGCGGGCTGGCGGCGATCGGCGTGATGGCCTACCGCGCCTACAACGATTACAAGCAGCAGCAGGGCGGCTTCGCCGCCGGCGCGGGTCCGCAGACGGTGGACCGCCTGCCGCCGCCGCAGGCGGAACTGCACAGCCAGGCCATCCTGAAAGCGCTGGTGGCCGCCGCCAAGGCCGACGGCCATATCGACGCCCGCGAGCGTGACGTGATCGAAGGCGAATTCTCGCGCATCGGCACCGACGGCGAACTGCAGCAGTGGCTGCATGCCGAACTGGAAAAGCCGCTGGACCCGGCGGAAGTCGCACGCGCCGGCAGCACGCCGGAGATCGCCTCGGAGATGTACCTGGCCAGCCTGATGGTGGCCGACCAGCAGAACTTCATGGAGCGCGCGTATCTGGACGAGTTGGCGAAGCAACTGCGGCTTGAGCCCTCGCTGAAGGCGCAGCTGGAGCGCCAGCTGGCGCAGCCGCAGCCGCCGGCACTGCCCTGA
- a CDS encoding glycine zipper 2TM domain-containing protein, protein MKRPSATVLALGLLASGVASAQSARYYGTTDRYGDEPYYDYARVVRVDPIIDNGYGRNEGYAGTATGQRCYYRHADDVYARDAYGDGDRNDGYNGDPYRDDGYYGDRRYPDRGTESGRTVATVIGGIAGAVLGSKIGDGSGRYVGTAVGSMVGGMAGRSIYDNAQRERTVQRGQVRVCDPVPVGNGRYGDDYYGDGRVSGYDVTYEYGNRTYHTRTDHHPGDRIRVRVDVRPE, encoded by the coding sequence ATGAAGCGTCCATCCGCCACCGTGCTGGCCCTCGGCCTGCTCGCCTCCGGCGTGGCATCCGCACAGTCCGCGCGCTACTACGGCACGACAGACCGCTATGGCGATGAACCCTATTACGACTATGCGCGGGTGGTGCGCGTGGATCCGATCATCGACAACGGGTACGGCCGCAACGAAGGCTATGCCGGTACGGCGACGGGGCAGCGCTGCTACTACCGCCACGCCGACGACGTCTACGCGCGTGACGCTTACGGCGATGGTGACCGCAACGATGGTTACAACGGCGATCCTTACCGCGATGACGGCTACTACGGCGATCGCCGCTATCCCGACCGTGGCACGGAATCGGGCCGCACCGTCGCCACCGTGATCGGCGGCATCGCCGGCGCGGTACTGGGCAGCAAGATCGGCGACGGCAGCGGGCGCTATGTGGGCACCGCCGTGGGCTCGATGGTGGGGGGCATGGCCGGGCGTTCGATCTACGACAACGCGCAGCGCGAACGTACCGTACAGCGCGGCCAGGTCCGCGTCTGCGATCCGGTGCCCGTCGGCAATGGCCGCTACGGCGACGACTACTACGGTGATGGCCGTGTCAGCGGCTACGACGTGACCTACGAATACGGCAATCGCACCTATCACACCCGCACCGACCATCACCCCGGCGACCGCATCCGCGTCCGGGTGGATGTTCGTCCCGAATAG
- a CDS encoding DUF1439 domain-containing protein has translation MRRTRRQFFTLALAAGATLALAGCSTINAVTGLLGNQINFTQPQLQRYLNQSFPREFDKLGGLVSATLTNPRLSIPSGDDRLRLDFDIGVSALGARDVSRGHFALASRLRYDPATRGLHLDNPEILSVDVPGAGSLMSGGTRQLVNTVLQEYARSEPVYRIDSDVLRRLPASKQIGAPRIEGGHVVIPLQ, from the coding sequence ATGCGCCGCACACGACGCCAGTTCTTCACCCTCGCCCTTGCCGCCGGCGCCACGCTCGCGCTGGCGGGTTGCAGCACGATCAATGCGGTCACCGGCCTGCTGGGCAACCAGATCAACTTCACCCAGCCGCAATTGCAGCGCTATCTCAACCAGAGCTTCCCGCGCGAGTTCGACAAGCTGGGGGGCCTGGTGTCCGCCACGCTGACCAACCCGCGCCTCAGCATCCCCTCCGGCGACGACCGGCTGCGCCTGGACTTCGACATCGGCGTGAGCGCCCTGGGTGCGCGCGATGTCAGCCGCGGGCACTTCGCGCTGGCCAGCCGCCTGCGCTACGACCCTGCCACCCGTGGCCTGCACCTGGACAACCCGGAAATCCTCTCCGTGGACGTGCCCGGCGCGGGCTCGCTGATGTCCGGCGGCACCCGCCAGCTGGTCAACACCGTGCTGCAGGAATATGCGCGCAGCGAGCCGGTCTACAGGATCGACAGCGACGTGCTGCGTCGCCTGCCGGCCAGCAAGCAGATCGGCGCGCCGCGGATCGAAGGCGGCCACGTGGTCATCCCCCTGCAGTGA
- a CDS encoding OsmC family protein produces MALKRYADAVWAGDLQSGKGGLSTPQSGLFEGQNYSFKTRFGDEKGTNPEELLAVAHAGCFTMALSAVLGKAGFTPDKLQTRAEATMEPGMDPGPTITAIKLTVSASVPGISAAQFEEIAQQAKAGCVISRALSVPVSLEATLL; encoded by the coding sequence ATGGCTTTGAAGCGTTACGCCGATGCGGTGTGGGCCGGCGACCTGCAGTCCGGCAAGGGCGGCCTGAGCACGCCGCAGAGCGGCCTGTTCGAGGGCCAGAACTATTCGTTCAAGACCCGCTTCGGCGACGAGAAGGGCACCAACCCGGAAGAACTGCTGGCGGTCGCCCACGCCGGCTGCTTCACGATGGCGCTGTCGGCGGTGCTGGGCAAGGCGGGCTTCACGCCCGACAAGCTGCAGACGCGCGCCGAGGCGACGATGGAGCCGGGCATGGATCCGGGCCCGACGATCACCGCGATCAAGCTGACCGTCTCGGCCAGCGTGCCGGGGATCAGCGCGGCGCAGTTCGAGGAGATCGCCCAGCAGGCCAAGGCCGGCTGCGTGATCTCGCGCGCGCTGTCGGTGCCGGTCTCGCTGGAGGCGACCCTGCTTTGA
- a CDS encoding HU family DNA-binding protein, with protein MAKSTKKAAPKKAAKKAAPKAAAKPAAPKPIKEALSKSGLVAHIAEVTAVAAKDVRAVLASLESAVHASINKKGAGSFTLPGLLKITAVNVPAKPKRKGINPFTKEEQWFAAKPASVKVKVRPLKKLKDAAA; from the coding sequence ATGGCAAAGAGCACCAAGAAGGCCGCGCCGAAGAAGGCCGCCAAGAAAGCCGCACCGAAGGCCGCCGCCAAGCCGGCCGCGCCGAAGCCGATCAAGGAAGCGCTGAGCAAGTCGGGCCTCGTCGCCCACATCGCCGAAGTCACCGCCGTGGCCGCCAAGGACGTCCGCGCCGTGCTGGCCTCGCTGGAAAGCGCCGTGCATGCGTCCATCAACAAGAAGGGCGCCGGCTCCTTCACCCTGCCGGGCCTGCTGAAGATCACCGCCGTCAACGTGCCGGCCAAGCCGAAGCGCAAGGGCATCAACCCGTTCACCAAGGAAGAGCAGTGGTTCGCCGCCAAGCCCGCCTCGGTGAAGGTCAAGGTGCGTCCGCTGAAGAAGCTGAAGGACGCCGCGGCCTGA
- a CDS encoding amidohydrolase, whose translation MRRLAWLTGFGVGCVVVAGLAQAQVHLLTAERVHTSDPARPVAQAIAWDAQGRILAVGGADDLRARYPDARRVEAPGRTVIPGLIDAHGHVMGLGYALMRADLVDARDKADVIARLREYEKQLPANAWLLGSGWDQNDWPEKVFPTAADLDAAFPDRPVWLERVDGHAGWANSAALRAASAKASRPLDGEWQPDGGRIERAGGRPTGVFVDAAMSLVHAVVPAPDAAYRRQALEKATQAAVRHGLTGVHDMGVSREDLALMKRFADEGRLPLRIDTYADGDGGALADLCAEGLYRHAGGRLQMRGVKLYADGALGSRGAALLEDYSDDPGNRGLLVTEPAALEAAMRKARDCGVQVATHAIGDRGNRMVLDAYVRVLGDAAKADHRWRIEHAQVVAPEEFPRFAALGVIASMQPTHATSDMPWAEDRLGPTRIKGAYAWQRLQASGAKLALGSDFPVESVDPRRGLHAAVTRQDGHGAPVGGWMPDQRLSAAEALRGFTADAAWAAHDEGEVGRLAPGLRADFVVLDEDPLAVPGAQLDDLRVRSTWVDGKPVYEAE comes from the coding sequence ATGCGGCGTCTGGCGTGGTTGACGGGGTTCGGCGTGGGGTGTGTGGTGGTCGCGGGCCTGGCCCAGGCGCAGGTCCACCTACTGACGGCCGAGCGCGTGCACACCTCCGATCCGGCGCGCCCGGTCGCGCAGGCGATCGCATGGGATGCGCAGGGCCGCATCCTCGCCGTGGGCGGCGCCGATGACCTGCGCGCCCGTTATCCCGACGCTCGCCGCGTGGAGGCGCCCGGCAGGACCGTCATTCCCGGCCTGATCGATGCGCACGGCCACGTGATGGGCCTGGGCTACGCGCTGATGCGCGCGGACCTGGTGGATGCGCGCGACAAGGCCGACGTGATCGCGCGCTTGCGCGAGTACGAGAAGCAGCTGCCGGCCAATGCATGGCTGCTGGGCAGCGGCTGGGATCAGAACGACTGGCCGGAGAAGGTGTTTCCCACGGCTGCCGACCTGGATGCCGCCTTTCCCGATCGCCCCGTGTGGCTCGAGCGTGTGGACGGCCATGCCGGCTGGGCCAACAGCGCGGCGCTGCGCGCGGCCTCGGCGAAGGCGTCGCGACCGCTGGACGGCGAGTGGCAACCGGATGGCGGCCGTATCGAGCGGGCGGGCGGGCGCCCCACCGGCGTGTTCGTGGATGCGGCCATGTCGCTCGTCCATGCGGTGGTGCCGGCGCCCGATGCGGCTTACCGCCGGCAGGCGCTGGAGAAGGCCACCCAGGCGGCCGTGCGCCACGGCCTGACCGGTGTGCATGACATGGGCGTATCGCGCGAGGACCTCGCGCTGATGAAGCGGTTCGCCGATGAAGGTCGCCTGCCCTTGCGCATCGACACGTATGCGGATGGCGATGGTGGGGCACTGGCGGACCTGTGCGCGGAGGGTCTGTACCGCCATGCCGGCGGCCGCCTGCAGATGCGGGGCGTGAAGTTGTATGCCGACGGCGCGCTCGGCAGCCGGGGTGCCGCCCTGCTGGAGGACTACAGCGACGACCCCGGCAACCGTGGCCTGCTGGTGACCGAACCGGCGGCGCTGGAAGCGGCGATGCGCAAGGCGCGCGACTGCGGCGTGCAGGTGGCGACGCACGCCATCGGCGACCGTGGCAACCGGATGGTGCTGGATGCCTATGTCCGCGTGCTGGGCGATGCGGCCAAGGCCGACCACCGCTGGCGGATCGAACACGCTCAGGTGGTGGCGCCGGAAGAATTCCCGCGCTTCGCCGCACTGGGCGTGATCGCCTCGATGCAGCCCACGCATGCGACCTCGGACATGCCGTGGGCAGAGGACCGCCTGGGCCCGACACGCATCAAGGGCGCTTATGCGTGGCAGCGCCTGCAGGCCAGTGGCGCGAAGCTGGCGCTGGGATCGGATTTCCCGGTGGAGTCGGTCGATCCGCGTCGTGGCCTGCATGCGGCGGTGACGCGCCAGGATGGGCACGGTGCGCCGGTGGGGGGCTGGATGCCCGACCAGCGCCTCAGCGCGGCCGAGGCGCTGCGCGGTTTCACGGCCGATGCGGCATGGGCGGCGCATGACGAGGGCGAAGTGGGACGGCTCGCCCCGGGCCTGCGCGCGGACTTCGTCGTGCTCGACGAGGATCCGCTGGCGGTGCCGGGCGCGCAGCTCGATGACCTGCGCGTCCGCTCGACGTGGGTGGATGGGAAACCGGTCTACGAGGCGGAGTAG
- the fusA gene encoding elongation factor G: protein MSYSTQQIRNVALAGHPGAGKTTLFEALLHAGGALQVAGTIERGTTVSDHDPLEKSRGHSIDTAIASTDHGGMHVNLIDTPGYPEFRGPALSALSAVETALIVVDADQGVAHGTRRLMERAAQRHLCRAIVINKIDHEGANCAGVLAALREEFGAEVLPLNLPADGGKAVVDCFRQSTGTSDLGDVADWHQKIIDQVVEINETVMEHYLDLGEGGLSGEELHDAFEQCLREGHLVPVCFASARTGVGVKELLDVAERLFPNPAEANPPPFMKSDGSGPQPIEAVPDPRAHVIADVFKIVNDPFVGKLGIFRVYQGTLKKDSQLFVDDGKKPFKVGHLFKLKGKDHVEIEQAIPGDIAAVAKVEDLHFDAVLHDSHDEDHIHLAPIDFPRPMFGLAIEAASKGQEQKLSIALQKLAEEDPAFVVEHQPELNETVIRGLSDLHLRVMLERLKERHGVEVKTRPPRIAYRETIAAKAEGHHRHKKQTGGAGQFGEVALRVEPLPRGAGFEFVDEVKGGTIPGQFLPAVEKGVRQVLSAGAVAGYPLQDLRVIVHDGKHHPVDSKEVAFVAAGKKAFLDAVARARPQVLEPVVDLEVAVPEAQVGDVTGNLAGKRARINGTDTVRGEIMVRAQVPLAELEGYAAELKSMTAGQGRYSLDFSHYEPVPPAVQQKLMEAYRPRHDED from the coding sequence ATGTCGTACAGCACGCAACAGATCCGCAACGTGGCCCTGGCAGGCCACCCCGGCGCCGGCAAAACAACGCTCTTCGAAGCCCTGCTGCATGCCGGCGGCGCCCTCCAGGTGGCAGGCACCATCGAACGCGGCACCACCGTGTCCGATCACGACCCCCTCGAAAAGAGCCGCGGCCATTCCATCGATACCGCCATCGCCAGCACCGACCACGGCGGCATGCACGTCAACCTGATCGACACGCCCGGCTACCCGGAATTCCGCGGCCCCGCCCTGTCGGCGCTTTCCGCGGTGGAAACCGCCCTGATCGTGGTCGACGCCGACCAGGGCGTCGCCCATGGCACGCGCCGGCTGATGGAACGCGCCGCCCAACGCCACCTGTGCCGCGCCATCGTCATCAACAAGATCGACCACGAAGGCGCCAACTGCGCCGGCGTGCTGGCGGCGCTGCGCGAGGAATTCGGCGCCGAAGTGCTGCCGCTCAACCTGCCCGCCGATGGCGGCAAGGCGGTCGTGGACTGCTTCCGGCAATCGACGGGCACCTCCGACCTGGGCGATGTGGCCGACTGGCACCAGAAGATCATCGACCAGGTGGTGGAGATCAACGAGACGGTGATGGAACATTACCTGGACCTGGGCGAAGGCGGCCTGTCGGGCGAGGAACTGCACGATGCCTTCGAACAATGCCTGCGCGAGGGCCATCTGGTGCCGGTGTGCTTCGCCTCCGCGCGCACGGGCGTGGGCGTGAAGGAACTGCTGGACGTGGCCGAGCGCCTGTTCCCCAATCCGGCCGAAGCCAACCCGCCGCCCTTCATGAAGTCCGACGGCAGCGGTCCGCAGCCGATCGAGGCCGTGCCCGACCCGCGCGCGCACGTCATCGCCGACGTCTTCAAGATCGTCAACGATCCGTTCGTCGGCAAGCTGGGCATCTTCCGCGTGTACCAGGGCACGCTGAAGAAGGACTCGCAACTGTTCGTCGACGACGGCAAGAAGCCGTTCAAGGTGGGCCACCTGTTCAAGCTCAAGGGCAAGGACCACGTGGAGATCGAACAGGCCATCCCCGGCGACATCGCCGCGGTGGCGAAGGTGGAGGACCTGCACTTCGACGCCGTGCTGCACGACAGCCACGACGAGGACCACATCCACCTGGCGCCAATCGATTTTCCCAGGCCCATGTTCGGCCTGGCCATCGAGGCCGCCAGCAAGGGCCAGGAACAGAAGCTGTCCATCGCCCTGCAGAAGCTGGCCGAGGAGGACCCCGCCTTCGTGGTCGAACACCAGCCCGAATTGAACGAGACCGTGATCCGCGGCCTGTCCGACCTGCACCTGCGGGTCATGCTGGAGCGGCTGAAAGAGCGCCACGGCGTGGAGGTGAAGACACGCCCGCCGCGCATCGCCTACCGCGAGACCATCGCGGCGAAGGCCGAGGGCCACCACCGCCACAAGAAGCAGACAGGCGGCGCCGGCCAGTTCGGCGAAGTGGCGCTGCGCGTCGAACCGCTGCCGCGCGGCGCCGGCTTCGAGTTCGTCGACGAAGTGAAGGGCGGCACCATCCCCGGGCAGTTCCTGCCGGCCGTGGAGAAAGGCGTGCGCCAGGTGCTGTCGGCGGGCGCGGTGGCCGGCTATCCGCTGCAGGACCTGCGGGTGATCGTCCATGACGGCAAGCACCATCCGGTGGACAGCAAGGAAGTGGCCTTCGTCGCCGCCGGCAAGAAGGCCTTCCTCGATGCCGTCGCCAGGGCCAGGCCGCAGGTGCTCGAGCCGGTGGTGGACCTGGAAGTCGCGGTGCCGGAAGCGCAGGTCGGCGACGTCACCGGGAACCTGGCCGGCAAGCGCGCACGCATCAACGGCACCGACACCGTGCGCGGCGAGATCATGGTGAGGGCGCAGGTTCCGCTGGCGGAACTGGAAGGCTATGCCGCGGAACTGAAATCCATGACCGCCGGCCAGGGGCGCTACAGCCTGGATTTCAGCCATTACGAGCCCGTGCCGCCGGCGGTGCAGCAGAAGTTGATGGAGGCCTATCGGCCGAGGCACGACGAGGACTGA
- a CDS encoding PhzF family phenazine biosynthesis protein yields the protein MTSRRYVQLDVFADRPGAGNPLAVVLDAAGLDDAAMQAIARWTRLPETTFVFAPTRPGASYAVRMFSPRREVPFAGHPSVGTAHVVLDAGLAAPVDGLLMQEGAAGVLPLRVEGEGAARTIAVRTPRATVVKEGDPAGDALLGAALAALPAGALPPALVDGGRRWWLAEVRDEAALRTATPDWDAIGALARATDSMGVCAYARTPGRDYDLAVRAFVGAPAAFEDAASGAANATLAAWLKSRDALPGRDGRYVVSQGREVGYDARLQLRVDPAGDVWSGGHVRTIVTGRIDW from the coding sequence ATGACCTCTCGCCGCTACGTCCAGCTGGACGTGTTCGCCGACCGCCCCGGCGCGGGCAATCCGCTGGCCGTCGTCCTCGACGCCGCCGGGCTCGATGATGCCGCCATGCAGGCCATCGCCCGCTGGACGCGGCTGCCGGAAACCACCTTCGTCTTCGCGCCCACGCGCCCCGGTGCCAGCTACGCCGTGCGCATGTTCAGCCCGCGCCGCGAGGTGCCGTTCGCCGGCCATCCCAGCGTCGGCACCGCGCACGTGGTGCTGGATGCGGGACTCGCCGCGCCCGTCGACGGCCTGCTGATGCAGGAAGGCGCGGCCGGCGTGCTGCCGCTGCGCGTCGAGGGCGAAGGCGCGGCGCGCACGATCGCCGTGCGCACACCGCGCGCGACCGTGGTGAAGGAAGGCGATCCCGCGGGCGATGCGCTGCTGGGTGCCGCTCTGGCGGCCCTGCCCGCCGGCGCGCTGCCCCCCGCCCTGGTCGATGGCGGCCGCCGCTGGTGGTTGGCCGAGGTGCGCGACGAAGCCGCACTGCGTACCGCCACCCCCGACTGGGATGCGATCGGCGCCCTGGCGCGCGCCACCGACAGCATGGGCGTGTGCGCCTATGCACGCACACCGGGTCGTGACTACGACCTGGCCGTGCGCGCATTCGTGGGTGCGCCCGCCGCGTTCGAAGACGCGGCTTCGGGCGCCGCCAACGCGACCCTGGCGGCCTGGCTGAAATCGCGCGACGCGCTGCCGGGCCGCGACGGCCGCTACGTGGTCAGCCAGGGTCGCGAGGTCGGCTACGACGCCCGTCTGCAGTTGCGCGTCGACCCGGCCGGCGATGTCTGGTCCGGCGGCCACGTGCGCACCATCGTGACCGGCCGGATCGACTGGTGA
- a CDS encoding DUF3861 domain-containing protein, whose amino-acid sequence MPTDTHRYRITVTPIEDDGLQCSGRCTIEFEHACHDDWMRILENVQRQRGLSGDERAALVVGTKLLSGLMLAHRKDADDLFAPLRPHMGEFVRSLKERGRDAG is encoded by the coding sequence ATGCCCACCGACACCCATCGCTACCGCATCACCGTCACGCCCATCGAGGACGACGGCCTGCAGTGCAGCGGCCGCTGCACCATCGAGTTCGAACACGCCTGCCACGACGACTGGATGCGCATTCTCGAGAACGTCCAACGCCAGCGCGGCCTCAGCGGCGACGAGCGCGCCGCGCTGGTCGTCGGCACCAAGCTGCTGAGCGGGCTGATGCTCGCGCACCGCAAGGACGCCGACGACCTGTTCGCACCGCTGCGCCCGCACATGGGCGAGTTCGTCCGTTCGTTGAAGGAGCGCGGCCGCGACGCCGGCTGA
- a CDS encoding M23 family metallopeptidase: protein MRSAARRGRRIAGWLLTLSLLGLLLAWAWNRPFMAPPRMLWDISRAPPPDALPVPVDGVRARQIADTFGAPRGADRTHQGVDIFAARGTPVRSATRGIVVAVRDGGLGGRQVWVLGPGRERHYYAHLDDWAPGLATGQAIQAGHALGVVGTTGNARGTPPHLHYGVYGAQGAYDPLPLFRAGASPRAR from the coding sequence ATGCGGTCTGCCGCGCGCCGCGGGCGACGCATCGCCGGGTGGCTGCTCACGCTGTCGTTGCTCGGCCTCCTGCTGGCATGGGCATGGAACCGACCGTTCATGGCGCCGCCACGCATGCTGTGGGACATCTCGCGCGCGCCGCCGCCGGATGCCCTGCCGGTACCGGTGGACGGCGTGCGCGCACGGCAGATCGCCGACACGTTCGGCGCACCCCGCGGCGCGGACCGCACGCACCAGGGCGTGGACATCTTCGCCGCGCGCGGCACGCCGGTGCGCAGCGCCACGCGCGGCATCGTGGTCGCCGTCCGCGACGGCGGCCTGGGTGGCCGCCAGGTCTGGGTGCTGGGTCCCGGCCGCGAGCGCCATTACTACGCACACCTGGACGACTGGGCCCCCGGCCTGGCCACCGGCCAGGCGATCCAGGCCGGACATGCGCTGGGCGTCGTCGGCACCACCGGCAACGCACGCGGCACGCCGCCGCACCTGCACTACGGCGTGTACGGCGCCCAGGGCGCCTACGACCCGCTGCCGCTGTTCAGGGCAGGCGCATCGCCGCGCGCACGCTGA
- a CDS encoding alpha/beta fold hydrolase, which yields MTDSRAALLVHGAGGGGWEWNVWRGVFEAAGFRVEAPDLMPAHEGLAATCLQDYQDQVRAALAALPGPRVLVGASLGGLLALGAADDAAAVVLVNPLPPSPWHTGMPERDWPDVVPWRRDARLSGTRRALPGADEATALFAFRHWRDESGAVLREARSGIAVSRPACPMLCVVSDHDDDVPPAITRTMGQAWGADVLQTVSGSHVGPLLGREAARIATQAVEWLNRTVSSR from the coding sequence TTGACGGATTCGCGTGCCGCCCTGCTCGTGCATGGCGCGGGCGGTGGTGGCTGGGAATGGAACGTGTGGCGTGGCGTGTTCGAGGCGGCGGGCTTCCGCGTGGAGGCCCCCGATCTCATGCCTGCGCATGAGGGATTGGCGGCGACCTGCCTGCAGGATTACCAGGACCAGGTCCGCGCGGCGCTCGCGGCGCTACCCGGGCCGCGCGTTCTGGTCGGCGCGAGCCTGGGCGGCCTGCTGGCCCTGGGTGCTGCCGACGATGCGGCTGCGGTGGTACTGGTCAATCCGCTGCCACCTTCCCCATGGCATACCGGGATGCCCGAGCGCGACTGGCCGGACGTGGTGCCGTGGCGGCGCGATGCGCGGCTGTCGGGTACGCGCCGGGCATTGCCCGGAGCGGATGAGGCCACTGCCCTGTTCGCGTTCCGTCATTGGCGCGATGAATCCGGTGCGGTGCTGCGCGAAGCGCGATCCGGTATCGCGGTGTCGCGTCCCGCATGCCCGATGTTGTGCGTGGTGTCCGATCATGACGACGACGTACCCCCGGCGATCACGCGGACCATGGGCCAGGCCTGGGGCGCGGACGTGCTGCAAACGGTTTCGGGTTCGCACGTCGGTCCCCTGCTCGGACGCGAGGCGGCGCGCATCGCCACCCAAGCTGTCGAGTGGCTAAACCGGACCGTTTCATCCCGCTGA
- a CDS encoding helix-hairpin-helix domain-containing protein, protein MKARHAAEAATLEDIPNIGPSIAGDLRGIGIATPQALVRQDPYALYERVNAATGQRHDPCLCDCFIAAVRFMEGGAPTPWWHYTAERKRHFADPAG, encoded by the coding sequence ATGAAGGCCCGCCATGCCGCCGAAGCCGCCACCCTCGAGGACATCCCCAACATCGGGCCGTCCATCGCCGGCGACCTGCGCGGCATCGGGATCGCCACGCCACAGGCGCTGGTGCGCCAGGACCCGTATGCCCTGTACGAACGGGTGAACGCCGCCACCGGCCAGCGCCACGACCCCTGCCTGTGCGACTGCTTCATCGCCGCCGTGCGGTTCATGGAAGGCGGCGCGCCCACGCCGTGGTGGCACTACACCGCCGAACGCAAGCGGCATTTCGCCGACCCCGCCGGTTAG